A genomic segment from Saprospiraceae bacterium encodes:
- a CDS encoding glycoside hydrolase family 3 N-terminal domain-containing protein — translation MKNLSIAMLCASFLLICSGSNAQAFKFPFYNPDLSIESRVDDLIKRMTLEEKVGQLRYDAPGVERLGVPAYNWWNECLHGVARNGRATIFPQAIGMAATFDTELMHRVGAAISNEARAKYNAAVARGSRERYQGLTFWTPNVNVFRDPRWGRGQETYGEDPFLISRIGVSFVKGLQGTIPPI, via the coding sequence ATGAAAAACCTATCTATTGCCATGCTATGCGCATCCTTTCTTTTGATATGCAGTGGGAGTAATGCCCAGGCATTTAAATTCCCTTTTTACAATCCAGATCTTAGTATCGAAAGTAGGGTAGACGATCTGATCAAGCGAATGACCTTAGAAGAAAAGGTAGGACAATTGAGGTATGATGCCCCGGGGGTAGAGAGACTGGGTGTGCCAGCCTATAATTGGTGGAATGAATGTTTGCATGGTGTCGCCAGAAATGGTCGGGCCACGATTTTTCCGCAAGCCATTGGCATGGCTGCAACCTTTGATACCGAGTTGATGCATCGGGTAGGGGCGGCCATTTCCAATGAAGCCAGAGCAAAGTACAATGCTGCCGTAGCGCGAGGATCAAGAGAGCGATACCAGGGCCTTACCTTTTGGACACCCAATGTCAATGTCTTTAGAGACCCCCGTTGGGGAAGAGGTCAGGAGACTTATGGGGAGGATCCCTTTCTGATTTCCCGCATAGGCGTATCCTTTGTAAAAGGCTTACAGGGGACCATCCCACCTATATGA
- a CDS encoding glycoside hydrolase family 3 C-terminal domain-containing protein — protein sequence MAKHFAVHNGPEALRHEFDAVVSQKDLWETYLPAFEALVKEAKVEGVMGAYNRTNGDPCCAHPYLMQEVLRKQWQFKGYFVSDCWAIVDFYQGHKIVKTAEEAAAMALEAGCNLNCGSTYPQLVKSIEQGLTTEAEVDRNLKELLPTRFKLGLFDPPGKVPFDTISASAIRSKENVALSHEAAVKSIVLLKNKDHILPLDKNVNSLFVTGPTAAHIQALLANYYGVSEDMKTILEGIVGKVAPHTAVRYSQGALLDEPNRNPIDWFSGEAADCEVTIACLGISQLIEGEEGESIASRHKGDREDIGLPQNQIDFLKKIRSKSKKLIVVITGGSAVACPEVYDMADALLFAWYPGEQGGAAVGDIIFGDAVPSGRLPVTFPMSVDDLPPYDDYAMANRTYRYMEKEPLFPFGFGLSYTDFAYSDLALNKKNFKKGESVSLEVTLTNKGKRKADEVVQLYLSDLEASVALPIYALKGFQRISLEPGASQKVKFTITPALMEMVNEKGERLIESGQFKVYVGGSVPSKRSLDLGAASFQEIVFTIE from the coding sequence ATGGCCAAACACTTCGCCGTTCACAATGGCCCGGAGGCGCTGCGCCACGAATTTGATGCCGTAGTGAGCCAAAAGGATCTCTGGGAGACCTACTTGCCCGCCTTCGAAGCGTTGGTGAAAGAAGCTAAGGTGGAAGGCGTCATGGGGGCATACAATCGAACCAATGGCGACCCTTGCTGTGCGCATCCTTATTTAATGCAGGAGGTATTGCGCAAGCAGTGGCAATTTAAAGGCTATTTTGTATCAGATTGTTGGGCCATTGTCGATTTTTACCAAGGCCATAAAATTGTAAAAACAGCGGAGGAAGCCGCAGCTATGGCCCTGGAAGCTGGCTGCAACCTCAATTGTGGCAGTACTTACCCTCAATTGGTAAAGTCCATCGAACAGGGCCTGACGACGGAAGCCGAAGTGGACCGAAACCTGAAAGAATTGTTGCCCACCCGCTTCAAACTGGGACTATTTGATCCTCCTGGTAAGGTGCCTTTTGATACCATTTCTGCCAGCGCCATCCGCAGTAAGGAAAACGTCGCCCTTAGTCATGAAGCTGCGGTAAAATCGATTGTACTGTTGAAAAACAAGGACCACATTTTGCCTTTAGATAAAAATGTAAATAGCCTCTTCGTTACTGGACCAACGGCGGCACATATCCAGGCATTGTTAGCCAACTATTATGGTGTAAGTGAGGATATGAAGACGATTTTGGAAGGTATAGTTGGCAAGGTAGCGCCGCACACAGCCGTCAGGTATAGCCAGGGTGCTTTGCTGGATGAACCCAATCGAAACCCCATCGACTGGTTTTCTGGAGAGGCGGCCGATTGCGAGGTGACGATTGCTTGCTTAGGTATTTCTCAGCTCATTGAGGGCGAAGAGGGCGAATCTATTGCTTCGCGCCACAAAGGCGATCGGGAAGACATTGGTTTGCCACAAAACCAGATTGATTTCCTCAAGAAAATTCGGAGTAAATCAAAAAAATTAATCGTAGTGATTACAGGCGGTAGCGCTGTCGCTTGTCCTGAAGTATATGACATGGCGGATGCCCTGCTGTTTGCCTGGTATCCGGGGGAGCAAGGCGGCGCAGCGGTTGGCGACATTATTTTTGGCGATGCCGTTCCCTCTGGCCGATTGCCGGTGACTTTTCCGATGTCAGTTGATGATCTCCCGCCTTATGACGACTATGCTATGGCTAACCGAACTTACCGCTATATGGAAAAAGAGCCCCTCTTTCCCTTTGGTTTTGGTTTGAGTTATACTGATTTTGCTTACAGTGACCTTGCATTAAACAAAAAGAACTTTAAAAAAGGAGAATCAGTGTCCCTGGAAGTGACCTTGACCAATAAGGGGAAACGCAAAGCAGATGAAGTGGTTCAACTTTACCTTTCCGACCTGGAAGCGAGTGTGGCACTTCCCATCTATGCCCTTAAAGGTTTCCAACGGATTAGCCTGGAACCCGGCGCTTCTCAGAAAGTGAAGTTCACGATCACGCCGGCTTTAATGGAAATGGTCAATGAAAAAGGGGAACGACTCATTGAAAGTGGCCAATTCAAAGTCTATGTTGGTGGTTCCGTTCCCTCTAAACGAAGCCTTGATCTGGGGGCTGCATCCTTTCAAGAAATAGTATTTACGATAGAGTAA
- a CDS encoding biopolymer transporter TolR, translating to MKNLLPYSFLSLLVSTNFIPNILHTQSNNWGAFENHMDIGNIKNQGAAAYNPIDQSYTLTGSGVNMWAEQDEFQFLWRPIQGDFILRAQVAFIGDGVDPHRKIGWMIRNSFSPKSPYVDAAIHGDGLTSLQYRKTEGAETLQIESTDKAPDIVQLERRGNTYIMSTAKYGEPLTHVQTTDVTLRNEVFVGLFICSHNPEVIERAVFSNVRIIKPAKPDFRPYRDYIGSNLEIMEVATGKRKILMQSAHSLQAPNWTPDGKTLIYNSNGFLYNYDLASGAVTMLNTGFATRNNNDHVLTFDGKTMGISHHNADDNGTSSIYYLPVTGSDNPIKVTKNGVGASYFHGWSPDGEYMVFTANRKDKFDIYKVSIKDKKEIQLTDNEFLDDGPEYSPDGQYIYFNSTRTGMMQLWRMKADGSEEEQLTFDKNYNDWFPHFSPDGKTIIFISYGTDVTPTDHPFYKHCVLRSMPAAGGTPTIIAYLYGGQGSINVPGWSPDGKYIAFVSNSDMD from the coding sequence ATGAAAAACCTACTCCCTTATTCTTTCCTTTCCCTGTTGGTTTCGACCAATTTTATCCCCAATATCCTGCATACCCAAAGTAATAATTGGGGAGCATTTGAGAACCACATGGATATTGGCAACATAAAAAACCAAGGAGCGGCCGCCTATAATCCCATCGATCAAAGCTATACCCTTACGGGATCAGGGGTCAATATGTGGGCCGAACAGGATGAATTTCAATTCCTCTGGCGACCTATCCAAGGCGATTTTATCTTGCGTGCCCAGGTAGCCTTTATCGGCGATGGGGTCGACCCTCACCGCAAAATTGGCTGGATGATTCGGAATAGCTTCAGCCCAAAATCTCCTTATGTTGATGCGGCTATTCACGGTGACGGCCTGACTTCCCTCCAATACCGCAAAACGGAAGGCGCGGAGACTTTGCAAATAGAATCTACGGACAAAGCCCCAGATATTGTCCAATTGGAAAGACGAGGCAATACCTATATCATGTCCACCGCCAAATATGGTGAACCCTTGACCCATGTGCAAACGACAGATGTAACCCTACGAAATGAGGTATTTGTAGGCCTTTTTATCTGTTCACATAATCCGGAGGTCATCGAAAGAGCCGTCTTTAGTAACGTGCGGATCATCAAGCCTGCTAAACCTGATTTTAGGCCCTATCGAGATTACATAGGCAGCAATTTGGAAATCATGGAAGTTGCAACGGGGAAGCGAAAAATCCTGATGCAATCTGCCCACTCTCTGCAAGCACCCAACTGGACGCCTGATGGCAAAACCCTGATCTATAATTCCAATGGTTTTTTATATAACTATGACCTTGCCAGCGGGGCGGTTACCATGCTGAATACCGGCTTTGCAACGAGGAATAACAATGATCATGTTTTGACATTCGACGGAAAAACAATGGGTATCAGTCACCATAATGCTGATGATAATGGGACCTCTTCGATCTATTATTTGCCGGTTACAGGTAGCGATAATCCGATCAAAGTGACCAAGAATGGAGTAGGGGCATCCTATTTTCATGGCTGGTCGCCCGATGGTGAATACATGGTTTTTACGGCCAATCGAAAGGATAAATTCGATATTTATAAAGTATCCATCAAGGATAAAAAGGAAATCCAATTAACCGACAACGAATTTTTGGACGATGGCCCTGAATATTCGCCGGATGGCCAATATATTTACTTCAACTCTACCCGAACCGGCATGATGCAGTTGTGGCGAATGAAGGCAGATGGCAGCGAGGAGGAACAACTTACTTTTGATAAAAACTACAACGATTGGTTTCCGCACTTTTCTCCAGATGGGAAAACCATCATCTTTATTTCCTACGGAACGGATGTAACGCCTACAGACCATCCATTTTACAAGCATTGCGTGCTTCGTTCTATGCCAGCTGCGGGTGGAACGCCGACCATTATTGCGTATTTGTACGGTGGGCAAGGAAGCATAAACGTGCCAGGTTGGTCGCCAGATGGAAAATATATCGCCTTTGTAAGCAATTCGGACATGGATTAA
- a CDS encoding Gfo/Idh/MocA family oxidoreductase, with amino-acid sequence MTSRRKFIQQMALGAAATTLSTSAFPNIIIPRKKDKLGIALMGLGYYSTDLLAPALQLTKHCYLAGIVTGTPAKAESWQKKHGIPDKNIYNYENFDDIANNPDIDVVYVVLPPALHREYTVRAANAGKHVFCEKPMAITAGECEAMIKACADNKVKLTIGYRMQHEPNTQEIIRYGQEKTFGKVQLISVATGFRSNFTNHWKMDRSMGGGAMYDMGVYALNASRYVTGEEPIAVLAQEINRRPAFTKADETTLFQLEFPSGAMANCSASFAMNVNYLQVTAERGWYRLEPFQAYNGIQGASSNGLLQHKIENEQTKQMDDDSLAIMNNTYPIVPGEEGLADIRVVNAIQLSAKLGRRVEL; translated from the coding sequence ATGACATCAAGACGAAAATTTATCCAACAAATGGCGCTGGGCGCCGCCGCGACCACCCTTAGCACCAGTGCTTTTCCGAATATCATCATCCCCAGGAAAAAAGATAAACTAGGTATTGCTTTGATGGGATTGGGGTATTACAGCACGGATTTGCTTGCCCCCGCCCTGCAATTGACCAAACACTGCTATCTAGCTGGTATCGTGACGGGCACACCTGCCAAGGCAGAAAGTTGGCAAAAAAAGCATGGCATTCCGGACAAGAACATTTACAACTACGAAAACTTTGATGACATTGCCAATAATCCTGATATAGATGTGGTCTATGTGGTACTTCCACCCGCTTTGCATAGAGAATATACCGTAAGGGCGGCGAATGCGGGCAAACATGTCTTCTGTGAGAAGCCAATGGCCATCACTGCCGGCGAATGCGAAGCCATGATCAAAGCCTGTGCGGACAATAAGGTGAAGTTGACCATTGGCTACCGCATGCAACATGAGCCCAATACCCAGGAAATCATCCGATATGGACAAGAAAAAACCTTTGGTAAAGTCCAGCTGATCTCTGTAGCCACTGGCTTCCGCTCCAATTTTACCAACCACTGGAAAATGGATCGCAGTATGGGAGGAGGAGCCATGTACGACATGGGGGTTTATGCCCTCAATGCCTCGCGTTATGTAACGGGAGAAGAACCCATTGCTGTGCTGGCCCAAGAAATTAACCGCCGTCCAGCATTCACCAAAGCAGATGAGACAACGCTGTTTCAATTGGAATTTCCGAGTGGGGCTATGGCCAATTGTTCTGCCAGTTTTGCCATGAATGTCAACTACCTTCAGGTTACCGCAGAGCGTGGATGGTACCGATTAGAGCCATTCCAGGCGTATAACGGGATACAAGGCGCATCTAGCAATGGTTTGCTTCAGCACAAGATTGAAAATGAGCAGACCAAACAAATGGATGATGATTCGTTGGCCATTATGAATAATACCTATCCGATTGTGCCTGGAGAAGAAGGCTTGGCTGATATTCGGGTGGTGAACGCCATCCAGCTGTCGGCGAAGCTAGGGCGCCGCGTGGAGCTGTAG
- a CDS encoding DUF2490 domain-containing protein: protein MKKIYILLGWLFLFQLQTLDAQTAKQFNSWWMYFGNHRLSDKIGLHTEYQFRRSDFAANWQQSLMRVGLDYYLPNNAMLTAGYGWIESFPYGEQPIDLQFTEHRIWEQLILKQNIGRFYFHHRYRLEQRFLENVSLNEANEKIIDGFRFRQRGRYRFLVSVPITKKKIENNTLFFATYEEVFLGFGKGIAKNILDQNRLYFALGWQFNKAVNLQLGYLNHHVVKGDGVKKENNHTFQMGLTYNLNFQ from the coding sequence ATGAAAAAAATATATATCCTTTTAGGTTGGCTTTTCCTTTTCCAACTGCAAACCTTGGACGCCCAAACGGCTAAACAATTCAATTCCTGGTGGATGTATTTTGGCAACCACCGCCTTAGTGATAAAATTGGATTGCATACCGAATATCAATTTCGCAGGAGTGATTTTGCGGCCAATTGGCAACAATCCCTGATGCGGGTGGGCTTGGATTATTATCTCCCCAACAATGCCATGCTAACAGCGGGTTATGGCTGGATTGAATCTTTCCCATACGGCGAACAGCCCATAGACCTCCAGTTTACCGAGCATCGAATCTGGGAGCAATTGATCTTGAAGCAAAATATTGGCAGATTCTATTTTCATCACCGCTACCGCCTGGAACAACGCTTTTTAGAGAATGTTTCTTTAAATGAGGCCAACGAGAAGATTATAGATGGTTTTCGATTCAGACAAAGAGGGCGCTATCGCTTCCTGGTTTCCGTCCCCATAACGAAGAAAAAAATAGAAAACAACACCTTGTTTTTTGCCACTTACGAAGAAGTCTTTCTGGGTTTTGGAAAAGGGATTGCCAAAAACATCCTGGACCAAAACCGCTTATATTTTGCACTAGGCTGGCAATTCAATAAAGCTGTTAATCTTCAGCTTGGTTATTTAAACCATCATGTAGTGAAAGGGGATGGTGTGAAAAAAGAAAACAATCATACCTTCCAGATGGGTTTGACGTACAATTTGAATTTTCAGTAG
- a CDS encoding proton-conducting transporter membrane subunit, which yields MNNFLPFFLLIPLLGLLMGFLGNNKQEKYIYWTSFISLMSNLTGLILLLILWRSSDHVSLFFKGPILYHAGETEFSINFFFDGYAFVYLLVSTLLTTLVAIFSRYYMHREKGYKRFFNNLLFFYIGLSTVVLAGNLETLFMGWEILGVTSFFLIGFYRERYLPVKNALKVVSLYRVADIALLMGIWISHHYFGHSINFVDFDSIGASSIHGNHHRFYEAIIPGLFLLAAMVKSGQVPFSFWLPRAMEGPTTSSAIFYGSLSVHIGVFLLIRTAPLWEDNIYFQALILLIGVATSITATLTARVQSSIKTQIAYSAIAQIGLMFIEVALGFYWLAMIHFASNAFLRCYQLLVSPSVLSYRIHDQFFNFTPPLPQKTASFFDKIKLSVYVLSVKEFNLDKIMYRFLWNPLKKIGNLFSFLDSKSTFFTALPLFFIGLYLVYHKSVLPNELLRFFPEVFAILGLVLILKSFVERKSSMASWCLILLNQLYLSLSIGLNEEFDFNQVHIYLSGILISGAMGIWVINRLSKAKEDTSLDQFHGHAFEYPRVAFLFAIACLGLAGFPITPTFLGEDLMLGHIHENQFPLLLLTVLNLILDGLVIFRIYSRLFLGHHNKGYHEVAYRSS from the coding sequence ATGAACAATTTCCTTCCTTTCTTTTTATTGATCCCCTTGCTCGGACTGTTGATGGGCTTTCTGGGGAACAATAAACAAGAAAAATATATTTACTGGACATCCTTTATAAGTTTGATGTCTAATCTGACAGGCCTCATCCTCTTGCTTATTCTTTGGAGAAGCAGTGATCATGTTTCCCTGTTTTTCAAAGGGCCGATCCTCTACCATGCTGGTGAAACCGAGTTTTCGATTAATTTCTTTTTCGATGGTTATGCCTTTGTTTATCTATTGGTAAGTACGCTATTGACTACACTGGTGGCGATCTTTAGCAGGTACTACATGCACCGAGAGAAAGGATACAAGCGTTTTTTCAACAACCTTTTGTTTTTTTATATCGGCTTATCGACGGTTGTCCTGGCCGGTAATTTAGAAACCCTATTTATGGGTTGGGAAATCTTGGGAGTTACCTCCTTCTTCTTGATCGGCTTTTATCGAGAGCGGTATTTGCCCGTCAAAAATGCGTTAAAGGTTGTATCACTCTATCGCGTAGCCGATATTGCTTTGTTGATGGGCATCTGGATTTCTCACCATTACTTTGGACATAGCATCAATTTTGTTGATTTTGATAGCATTGGCGCTTCGTCGATCCACGGCAATCATCACAGGTTTTATGAGGCGATTATTCCTGGCTTGTTTTTATTAGCGGCAATGGTCAAGTCTGGCCAGGTTCCTTTTTCCTTTTGGTTGCCAAGAGCGATGGAGGGCCCCACCACCTCTAGTGCTATTTTTTACGGATCGCTTTCTGTCCACATTGGAGTCTTTTTATTGATACGTACAGCACCGCTATGGGAAGATAATATTTATTTTCAGGCCCTGATCCTACTCATCGGTGTTGCCACAAGTATTACGGCTACCCTAACGGCTCGGGTTCAATCATCCATCAAAACCCAAATTGCCTATTCAGCTATTGCACAGATTGGGCTGATGTTTATCGAAGTAGCCTTGGGCTTTTACTGGTTGGCCATGATTCACTTTGCCAGTAATGCCTTCTTAAGGTGTTATCAATTATTGGTGTCGCCTTCTGTACTCAGCTACCGCATCCACGACCAGTTTTTCAACTTCACTCCTCCCCTACCACAAAAAACGGCCAGCTTTTTTGATAAAATCAAATTGTCCGTTTACGTTTTGAGTGTGAAGGAATTCAACCTGGATAAAATAATGTACCGATTCTTGTGGAATCCATTGAAAAAGATAGGCAATCTGTTTAGCTTTTTAGATTCAAAAAGCACCTTTTTCACAGCCTTGCCGCTATTTTTCATCGGATTGTACCTGGTCTATCACAAGTCCGTATTGCCAAACGAATTATTGCGGTTTTTCCCTGAAGTATTTGCCATTTTGGGATTAGTTCTTATCCTAAAATCTTTTGTAGAACGAAAATCTTCCATGGCAAGCTGGTGCTTAATCCTGCTCAATCAACTCTATTTATCTTTGTCTATAGGCTTGAATGAGGAATTCGATTTCAACCAAGTCCATATTTATTTAAGTGGCATTTTGATTTCAGGTGCAATGGGGATTTGGGTGATCAATAGGCTAAGCAAAGCAAAAGAAGATACCTCGCTTGATCAATTTCATGGCCATGCTTTTGAATACCCAAGGGTAGCATTCCTCTTTGCCATTGCCTGCCTGGGCTTAGCAGGGTTTCCCATCACACCTACTTTCCTTGGAGAGGACTTGATGTTGGGACACATTCATGAAAATCAATTTCCCTTGTTACTGCTCACCGTGCTGAACCTGATCTTAGATGGCTTGGTGATTTTCAGAATTTACTCCAGACTCTTCTTAGGACACCACAATAAAGGATACCATGAAGTAGCCTACCGGTCTTCTTAG
- a CDS encoding DUF2309 domain-containing protein, with protein MRPRLFDENHVLHELKHYLPNQAALKDFVHHNSLHAFQEMDFYEGIFNASKIFGIKVTFNLNEYRKLYQQGRIKPEILDEIIIRNKGKALLHEYRHKLLEAKYEPVSAPRIGKIRANWKTAYKVDLDNLVQPLLFRMLCSYLDQGIALWHFPFEDQGLINAIRTLEQHSMISFFKSKRVKDLLFDKNLCIDQLLKILVGDEAYFEPYIYDQQFAHRGWSGIVSAIESNPKTLLYTKKISLKDLILLELLMEIDALDRTLGKKWTALGTHLNLPPQDYFAKSELTELDQILSIWQDAFEWDYYDEVLGAIDHIAKSRRLVKPEKKSFQAIFCIDDRECSLRRHIEACDKQCETLGAPGFFGAAIYFQPFGGKFYEKNCPVAITPKHLIKEIEVTDKRQHELLYTKNSHTFFRGFLISLSLGLWASVKMVLDLFRPKMSPAISDAFAHMNINGKLTIENTDPNHKENGLQIGYTIEEMAQVVAPLLKGIGMVDHFAPLVYVMAHGSSSANNPHHGAHDCGACSGRPGSVNARVFAFMANHPKVRAILSVQGLEIPTETQFLGGMHDTASDEIAFYDEDLLTFENNVRHQKNKDTFEEALDLNAKERSRRFASIDISKDIKHVRKAIKKRSVSFFEPRPELGHGTNALCYVGSRQKMKGLFLDRRAFLNSYDYQTDPDGKLLAQVLGPIPAVCGGINLEYYFSRMDIEKMGAGTKLPHNVMGLIGVANSSDGDLRPGLPLQMIENHDPVRLLLMVEQRPEVVLKVIKSSEEMYSWFEKKWIHLVAVSPADNELYHFHEGEFCLYRPISDKLNHTDDMLNVIETAKEMRTNHILDATRENIPVHVYKN; from the coding sequence ATGAGACCAAGACTTTTTGATGAAAATCATGTCTTACACGAGTTAAAGCACTATTTACCCAATCAGGCAGCCTTAAAGGATTTTGTGCACCATAATTCGTTGCATGCTTTTCAGGAAATGGATTTTTATGAAGGTATTTTTAATGCCTCAAAAATATTTGGCATCAAGGTTACCTTTAATTTAAATGAATACCGAAAACTTTATCAACAAGGCAGGATAAAGCCGGAAATTCTGGATGAGATTATTATCAGAAATAAGGGCAAAGCTTTACTCCATGAATACCGGCACAAGCTATTGGAGGCGAAGTATGAGCCGGTTAGTGCCCCACGCATTGGAAAAATACGAGCCAACTGGAAAACAGCCTATAAGGTTGACTTGGATAACCTGGTACAACCGTTGCTTTTTCGAATGTTGTGCAGTTACCTAGACCAAGGTATTGCCTTGTGGCATTTTCCGTTTGAAGACCAAGGGCTGATCAATGCGATCAGAACCTTGGAGCAACACAGTATGATCAGTTTTTTTAAATCAAAAAGGGTTAAGGATTTACTTTTTGATAAAAACCTCTGCATTGATCAACTATTGAAGATACTCGTTGGTGACGAGGCTTATTTCGAGCCATACATTTATGACCAACAATTCGCCCATAGAGGCTGGAGTGGTATTGTTTCGGCCATAGAAAGCAACCCGAAAACACTACTTTATACAAAGAAAATCAGTCTAAAGGATCTTATCCTTTTGGAATTGCTGATGGAAATTGATGCCTTGGATCGCACCTTAGGAAAAAAATGGACAGCACTGGGCACTCACCTCAACTTGCCCCCACAGGATTATTTTGCCAAATCCGAGCTAACAGAACTGGATCAAATATTGTCCATATGGCAAGATGCCTTCGAATGGGATTATTATGATGAAGTGCTGGGTGCCATAGACCATATTGCGAAAAGTAGGCGCCTGGTCAAACCCGAGAAGAAAAGTTTTCAGGCCATATTTTGCATTGATGACCGAGAGTGTTCTTTGAGAAGACATATTGAGGCTTGCGATAAACAGTGTGAAACCTTAGGGGCACCTGGCTTTTTTGGCGCAGCTATATATTTCCAACCTTTTGGCGGCAAATTTTATGAAAAAAATTGCCCGGTAGCCATTACACCCAAACATCTGATCAAGGAAATAGAGGTAACCGACAAACGCCAACATGAATTGCTGTATACCAAAAATTCACACACTTTCTTCAGGGGTTTTTTGATTTCGCTTTCTTTGGGTTTGTGGGCTAGTGTGAAAATGGTACTAGACCTTTTCCGGCCAAAGATGAGTCCTGCTATTTCTGATGCTTTTGCCCATATGAATATTAATGGCAAACTAACCATTGAAAATACGGATCCCAATCATAAGGAGAATGGCTTGCAAATTGGCTATACCATTGAAGAAATGGCCCAAGTAGTAGCGCCCCTTTTGAAAGGAATAGGGATGGTCGATCACTTTGCACCCCTTGTCTATGTGATGGCACATGGCAGTAGTAGTGCCAATAATCCGCACCATGGTGCGCACGATTGCGGTGCTTGTAGTGGACGTCCAGGCTCGGTAAACGCAAGGGTTTTTGCTTTCATGGCCAACCATCCTAAAGTAAGGGCCATCCTGAGTGTCCAAGGATTAGAGATCCCGACAGAAACGCAGTTTCTTGGCGGAATGCATGATACAGCAAGTGATGAAATTGCCTTTTATGATGAAGATTTGCTGACTTTCGAAAATAATGTACGGCACCAAAAGAATAAGGACACCTTTGAAGAAGCCCTTGACCTGAATGCCAAGGAACGATCCAGAAGGTTTGCCTCTATTGATATTAGTAAGGATATCAAACACGTTAGAAAGGCCATCAAGAAGCGATCTGTTTCTTTCTTTGAACCACGGCCTGAGCTGGGGCATGGCACAAATGCACTTTGTTATGTTGGCTCTAGACAGAAAATGAAGGGCTTATTCCTGGATCGGAGGGCATTTTTAAACTCCTATGATTATCAAACAGATCCTGATGGCAAATTACTTGCCCAAGTTTTAGGGCCGATCCCCGCCGTATGTGGTGGCATTAACCTGGAGTACTATTTTTCGAGAATGGATATTGAAAAAATGGGGGCTGGAACTAAACTTCCTCATAATGTCATGGGACTAATTGGGGTAGCCAATAGTAGCGACGGGGATTTAAGACCCGGTCTACCCTTACAAATGATTGAGAACCATGATCCTGTAAGGCTGCTATTAATGGTCGAACAGCGGCCTGAAGTGGTCTTGAAAGTGATCAAATCATCTGAAGAAATGTATAGTTGGTTTGAAAAAAAATGGATCCATTTGGTGGCGGTCTCTCCTGCTGATAACGAGCTCTATCATTTCCATGAAGGTGAATTTTGTTTGTACAGACCTATCTCTGACAAACTCAATCACACGGATGATATGCTCAATGTTATCGAAACCGCTAAGGAAATGCGGACCAATCACATTCTGGACGCGACGAGAGAAAATATTCCAGTTCACGTCTACAAAAATTAA